In one Meiothermus sp. Pnk-1 genomic region, the following are encoded:
- a CDS encoding rhodanese-like domain-containing protein — MKLKLSPLVLVLLGLVGAMAQAGYQNVSVQQLYQARSPKFILDVREPYEFAAGHVAGAKLIPLGQLAQRAAEIPRNLPVYVICRSGNRSAQASQILVSKGFSNIHNVQGGLLAWQAAGYPVRR; from the coding sequence GTGAAGCTGAAGCTTTCTCCGCTCGTCTTGGTCCTGCTGGGGCTGGTGGGCGCGATGGCCCAGGCTGGCTATCAAAACGTGAGCGTACAGCAACTCTACCAGGCCCGCTCTCCCAAATTCATCCTGGATGTGCGGGAGCCTTACGAGTTCGCCGCCGGGCACGTCGCAGGAGCCAAGCTGATCCCCTTGGGACAGCTTGCCCAGCGCGCTGCCGAAATCCCCAGAAACCTCCCGGTCTACGTGATCTGTCGCAGCGGGAACCGCTCCGCCCAAGCCAGTCAGATTTTGGTAAGCAAGGGCTTTAGCAATATTCACAACGTCCAGGGTGGCCTGCTGGCTTGGCAGGCGGCCGGGTATCCGGTTAGGCGATGA
- a CDS encoding thioredoxin family protein, whose product MNFLDEKTQAQVRQALAPIQNPVELVVFKGSGLILPGQDEPGMQEETLGLLKEVAALNEHLAVVEKPLSDPEAQALGLKLAPTILLREAGSSRSNIRFIGLPAGYEFSTLIETLLMLGTGQSGLGEKSQGELQKITQPVRMQSFVTPTCPYCPRAVLTAFRFAFHNPHVVAEGIEANEFPRLSQQYRISGVPDTVILGQGTERVLGAQPERVFLEGALKAAGVGVGA is encoded by the coding sequence ATGAACTTCTTAGACGAGAAAACCCAAGCCCAAGTGCGCCAGGCCTTAGCCCCCATCCAAAATCCAGTAGAGCTAGTGGTTTTCAAAGGGAGCGGCCTTATCCTGCCGGGCCAAGACGAACCGGGAATGCAAGAGGAGACCCTGGGTCTTTTAAAGGAAGTGGCGGCCCTCAACGAGCACCTCGCGGTGGTGGAGAAGCCCCTCTCCGACCCCGAAGCCCAGGCCCTGGGCCTGAAGCTGGCCCCCACCATCCTGCTGCGGGAGGCGGGCTCGAGCCGCAGCAATATCCGCTTTATCGGCTTACCTGCCGGGTACGAGTTCAGCACCCTGATCGAGACCTTGCTCATGCTGGGTACTGGGCAGAGCGGCCTGGGCGAGAAGAGCCAGGGCGAGCTGCAAAAGATTACCCAGCCGGTGCGGATGCAAAGCTTCGTCACCCCCACCTGCCCCTACTGCCCCCGCGCCGTGCTCACCGCTTTCCGCTTCGCCTTCCACAACCCCCACGTAGTGGCCGAAGGCATCGAGGCCAACGAGTTCCCGCGGCTTTCGCAGCAGTACCGTATCTCCGGGGTGCCCGACACCGTCATCCTCGGGCAGGGGACGGAGCGGGTGCTGGGGGCTCAGCCCGAGCGGGTGTTCCTGGAGGGCGCCCTCAAGGCTGCCGGAGTAGGGGTCGGAGCGTGA
- a CDS encoding MBL fold metallo-hydrolase: protein MLFKQIYEEGLAQASYLIGCQASGEAVVVDPRRDVQVYLEEAQKNGLKIVAITETHIHADYLSGARELAKATGARLYLSDEGDENWKYRGLEGFDHQPLKDGDQIRVGNVTLTAVHTPGHTPEHLGFLVQDGAAASEPGFLLSGDFVFVGDIGRPDLLEEAAGILGTAEPGARRMFKSLKEKFLTLPDYVQVWPGHGAGSACGKALGAVPSSTVGYERRFAWWADYLARDDEAGFVKALLSGQPEAPSYFAEMKRLNRDGMPILGGLPKPQPLTPEAFQKRLAEGALLVDTRDKLAFAGGHLKGAINIPAGNNFSTWAGWLLPYERDLVLLASPERVEELVKQLIRIGLDRVVGFIPGLEGYAQGELETVPQLTAAEAKALWEKGEAVILDVRGADEYIAGHIPGAQNLHAGRVMRRLSQIPKDRPVVVHCLGGDRSSTAISALLAAGFTNVINLTGGIRAWREHGFPTEKGEARQAVGA, encoded by the coding sequence ATGTTGTTCAAACAGATCTACGAGGAAGGATTGGCCCAGGCCAGCTACCTGATCGGCTGCCAGGCCAGTGGCGAGGCGGTGGTGGTAGACCCAAGGCGGGATGTCCAGGTTTATCTCGAGGAGGCCCAGAAAAACGGCCTGAAGATCGTGGCCATCACCGAGACCCACATCCATGCCGACTACCTCTCGGGAGCCCGTGAGCTGGCCAAAGCCACCGGCGCTAGGCTGTATCTCTCCGACGAGGGCGACGAGAACTGGAAGTACAGGGGCCTGGAGGGCTTCGACCACCAACCCCTCAAGGACGGTGACCAGATTCGGGTGGGCAACGTCACCCTCACCGCCGTCCACACCCCGGGCCATACCCCCGAGCACCTGGGCTTTTTGGTGCAGGACGGGGCTGCGGCCAGCGAGCCCGGCTTCTTGCTGAGTGGCGACTTCGTGTTCGTGGGGGATATCGGCCGCCCCGACCTGCTGGAAGAGGCCGCCGGCATTCTGGGCACCGCCGAGCCGGGGGCCAGGCGGATGTTCAAGAGCCTGAAGGAGAAGTTCCTCACCCTGCCCGACTACGTGCAGGTCTGGCCCGGCCACGGCGCGGGCTCGGCCTGCGGCAAGGCCTTGGGTGCGGTGCCCTCCAGCACCGTCGGTTACGAGCGGCGCTTCGCTTGGTGGGCCGACTATCTGGCCAGGGACGACGAGGCGGGTTTTGTGAAGGCCCTCCTCTCTGGCCAGCCCGAGGCCCCCAGCTACTTTGCCGAGATGAAGCGCCTCAACCGCGACGGGATGCCGATTCTGGGCGGGTTGCCCAAACCCCAGCCGCTCACCCCGGAAGCCTTCCAGAAGAGGCTGGCCGAAGGGGCGCTGCTGGTGGATACCCGCGACAAGCTGGCCTTCGCCGGGGGGCACCTCAAGGGGGCCATCAACATTCCCGCGGGCAATAACTTCTCCACCTGGGCGGGCTGGCTCTTGCCCTACGAGCGCGACCTCGTGCTCTTGGCCAGCCCCGAGCGGGTGGAGGAGTTGGTGAAGCAGCTCATCCGCATCGGGCTCGACCGGGTGGTGGGGTTCATTCCGGGCCTCGAGGGTTACGCCCAGGGCGAGCTCGAGACCGTTCCCCAGCTCACCGCCGCCGAAGCCAAAGCCCTGTGGGAAAAGGGCGAGGCCGTCATCCTAGATGTGCGCGGGGCCGATGAATACATAGCCGGACACATCCCCGGCGCACAAAACCTCCACGCCGGGCGGGTGATGAGGAGGCTGAGCCAGATCCCCAAGGACAGACCGGTGGTGGTGCATTGCCTGGGTGGGGATCGCTCCTCCACCGCCATCAGCGCCCTGCTGGCCGCCGGCTTCACCAACGTCATCAACCTCACCGGGGGGATCAGGGCCTGGCGGGAGCACGGCTTCCCCACCGAGAAGGGGGAGGCGCGCCAGGCGGTGGGGGCCTGA
- a CDS encoding rhodanese-like domain-containing protein, translating to MTRNLDPKTAYRTLERYQVVDVREPYEWAEGVLPGALRLPLGTLGTLAPLHLERERPVLLYCRSGNRSQEALKTLQKLGYKKVWQLEGGLKAWREAGIPCASPI from the coding sequence ATGACCCGAAACCTCGACCCCAAGACGGCTTACCGCACCCTAGAGCGCTACCAGGTGGTGGATGTGCGTGAGCCCTACGAGTGGGCCGAGGGGGTTTTGCCGGGAGCGCTGCGGCTACCTCTCGGCACCCTCGGGACCCTAGCCCCGCTCCACCTCGAGCGCGAACGTCCGGTGCTGCTCTACTGCCGCAGCGGAAACCGCTCGCAGGAAGCCCTCAAAACCCTACAGAAGCTGGGCTACAAGAAGGTCTGGCAGCTCGAGGGCGGCCTCAAGGCCTGGCGCGAGGCGGGAATCCCCTGCGCCAGCCCGATCTAG
- a CDS encoding rhodanese-like domain-containing protein produces the protein MLTVPYKDITPQQAQKLLEDKVLFVDVREAEEFADSRIPGAKLVPLSEFAGRAAELSKDQPVVLYCRSGGRSAQAAAWLAAKGYTKVLNLEGGILAWYRAGLPLDSAPVEVTYRETAFAELTPHEAKAWVDAGAYVVDVREPYEYAMGHLPGAVNIPLGRFVSEVSRLPKDRKLLLVCASGNRSSQAAAYLAGQGFDKELVGNLEGGTYGWMSAGFEVER, from the coding sequence ATGTTGACCGTGCCCTACAAAGACATCACCCCCCAACAGGCGCAGAAGCTGCTCGAGGACAAGGTCCTCTTCGTGGACGTGCGCGAGGCCGAGGAGTTTGCCGACTCCCGCATCCCCGGCGCCAAGCTGGTGCCGCTGTCGGAGTTCGCCGGGCGGGCCGCCGAGCTGAGCAAGGACCAGCCGGTGGTGCTCTACTGCCGCAGCGGGGGCCGAAGCGCGCAGGCGGCGGCCTGGCTGGCGGCCAAGGGCTACACCAAGGTGCTCAACCTCGAGGGGGGCATCCTGGCCTGGTACCGCGCCGGGCTGCCTTTGGACAGCGCCCCGGTGGAGGTAACCTACCGCGAGACCGCCTTCGCCGAGCTCACCCCGCACGAGGCCAAGGCTTGGGTGGACGCGGGGGCCTACGTGGTGGACGTGCGCGAGCCCTACGAGTATGCCATGGGGCACCTGCCGGGAGCGGTGAACATCCCCCTGGGCCGCTTTGTGTCCGAGGTCAGCAGGCTACCCAAAGACCGCAAACTGCTCCTGGTCTGCGCCTCGGGCAACCGCTCCTCCCAGGCCGCGGCCTACCTGGCGGGCCAGGGGTTCGACAAGGAGCTCGTGGGCAACCTCGAGGGCGGCACCTACGGCTGGATGAGCGCGGGCTTCGAGGTGGAGCGTTGA
- a CDS encoding rhodanese-like domain-containing protein: protein MIGWLRNLFGAGASVGRLSPLEAHEKAKAGAIILDVRTPYERQEAKIPGSQALPLDRLAQEWEKLPKDKEIICQCRSGARSAQAARFLAEKGFKVYNLAGGIEAWKRHKLPVK from the coding sequence TTGATTGGCTGGCTGAGAAATCTGTTCGGCGCAGGGGCTTCGGTGGGCCGCCTGAGCCCGCTCGAGGCCCACGAGAAAGCCAAAGCCGGAGCCATCATCCTGGACGTACGCACCCCATACGAGCGCCAGGAGGCTAAAATCCCTGGCTCCCAAGCCCTCCCGTTGGACAGGCTAGCCCAGGAGTGGGAAAAGCTCCCAAAGGACAAGGAGATCATCTGCCAGTGCAGAAGTGGGGCCCGGAGCGCCCAGGCGGCTCGCTTCCTGGCTGAGAAGGGCTTCAAGGTCTACAACCTGGCGGGCGGTATAGAAGCCTGGAAACGGCACAAACTTCCGGTGAAGTGA
- a CDS encoding sulfite exporter TauE/SafE family protein, protein MLLAWVGALLIGLVLGMLGSGGSILTVPILVYLVGEPEKLAVAESLAIVGTIALVGSLPYALRALVDWKSGVVFGIPGTIGTYAGAWLSQFVSGGVQLGLFAVVMLLAAFIMARPKGLRAPRTSGVIWKTGLGGGGVGTVVGLVGVGGGFLIVPALVLLGGLPMHLAVGTSLLVIALNSAVGFYKYLHLLPALGLTVHWDLVFLFSVLGIAGSFLGGRIGVRLPQEALRRGFAGFLVWMGLYIFWQSLSRLLTGSG, encoded by the coding sequence ATGCTCCTAGCCTGGGTCGGTGCGCTGCTGATCGGGCTTGTCCTGGGTATGCTGGGCTCGGGCGGCTCTATCCTCACCGTGCCCATCCTGGTCTACCTGGTGGGCGAGCCCGAAAAGCTGGCCGTTGCCGAATCCCTGGCCATCGTAGGGACAATCGCCTTGGTGGGATCCCTTCCCTATGCGCTCCGCGCTTTGGTGGACTGGAAAAGCGGGGTGGTGTTCGGTATACCCGGCACAATCGGTACCTACGCCGGAGCCTGGCTTTCACAGTTCGTAAGCGGAGGGGTGCAGCTAGGCTTATTCGCGGTGGTGATGCTCCTGGCGGCGTTTATAATGGCTCGCCCCAAAGGACTCCGCGCTCCCCGTACCTCGGGAGTCATCTGGAAGACCGGGCTTGGGGGAGGGGGGGTGGGGACTGTTGTTGGGCTGGTGGGGGTAGGTGGCGGTTTCCTCATCGTTCCGGCGCTGGTGTTGTTGGGGGGCTTGCCCATGCACCTGGCGGTAGGGACTAGCCTGCTCGTCATCGCGCTCAACTCGGCAGTTGGTTTTTACAAGTACCTGCACCTGCTTCCCGCGCTGGGGCTGACGGTGCACTGGGATTTGGTCTTCTTGTTCAGTGTCCTGGGGATCGCCGGGAGCTTTCTAGGAGGGCGGATCGGGGTTCGTCTCCCACAGGAGGCGCTGCGCCGGGGTTTTGCCGGATTTTTGGTGTGGATGGGGCTTTACATCTTCTGGCAGAGCCTTTCCAGGCTCCTCACGGGTTCCGGTTGA
- a CDS encoding polyphosphate kinase 2 family protein, whose product MAKTTQTRWNLQDIDPRSTPGFDGGKAKALAELERLSTRLGQLQEQLYAERQHRVLVILQGMDTSGKDGTIRHVFKHIDPLGVRAVAFKAPTPPELERDYLWRVHPHVPANGELVIFNRSHYEDVLVVRVHGLVPKAVWSRRYEHINAFEKMLVDEGTTVLKFFLHISKQEQKKRLLERLKEPDKRWKFNPQDLVERGYWEDYMQAYQDVLDKTHTPYAPWHVIPADRKWYRNLRVCQRLVEVLEGLGMKYPQPELDISGLEGELEKT is encoded by the coding sequence ATGGCCAAGACCACCCAGACCCGCTGGAACCTCCAGGATATCGACCCCCGCAGCACCCCCGGCTTCGATGGAGGGAAAGCAAAGGCCTTAGCCGAACTCGAGCGTCTCTCGACCCGCTTGGGCCAACTGCAGGAGCAGCTTTACGCTGAACGCCAGCACCGGGTGCTGGTGATCTTGCAGGGGATGGATACCTCCGGCAAGGACGGCACCATCCGCCACGTGTTCAAGCACATAGATCCTCTAGGGGTAAGGGCGGTGGCCTTTAAGGCCCCTACCCCGCCTGAGTTGGAGCGCGACTACCTGTGGCGGGTGCACCCTCACGTCCCGGCCAATGGCGAGCTGGTGATCTTCAACCGCAGCCACTACGAGGACGTGCTGGTGGTGCGGGTGCATGGCCTGGTGCCCAAGGCGGTGTGGTCGCGGCGCTACGAACACATCAACGCCTTCGAGAAGATGCTGGTGGATGAGGGAACCACCGTGCTCAAGTTCTTTTTGCATATCAGCAAGCAGGAGCAGAAAAAGCGCCTCCTCGAGCGTTTGAAAGAGCCTGACAAGCGCTGGAAGTTCAACCCCCAAGACCTGGTGGAGCGGGGTTATTGGGAAGACTATATGCAAGCCTACCAGGACGTACTGGACAAGACCCATACCCCATACGCCCCCTGGCACGTGATTCCCGCGGACCGCAAGTGGTACCGCAACCTGCGGGTCTGCCAACGGTTGGTCGAGGTGCTGGAGGGCCTGGGGATGAAGTATCCTCAGCCCGAGCTGGACATCTCTGGGCTCGAGGGCGAGCTGGAGAAGACGTGA
- a CDS encoding GNAT family N-acetyltransferase yields the protein MDVFPCLESLRLRLREIREEDAWALYRIYTDPLVVRYHNLERLEGLEAALSFAAWMHSLYPEGRGLRWGIEGRGSPGLIGTIGYEYLDARQQGAEISYDLLPAHWGQGLMQEAVEAVLEYVRGTSLLYLEANVVSENQASARVLEKAGFIPRGEPYAQGLPGGATYRVQRYRLEVDRAPHNSSSPGQPASRSCSLRASPSTSGVQER from the coding sequence ATGGACGTCTTCCCCTGCCTGGAGTCCCTCCGGCTCCGCTTGCGGGAGATCCGCGAGGAGGATGCCTGGGCTCTCTACCGTATCTATACCGACCCCCTGGTGGTGCGCTACCACAACCTCGAGCGCTTGGAAGGCCTCGAGGCAGCCCTCAGCTTTGCCGCCTGGATGCACAGCCTCTATCCCGAGGGGCGGGGGTTGCGCTGGGGGATCGAGGGGCGGGGGTCGCCAGGCCTCATCGGCACCATCGGCTATGAGTACCTCGACGCCCGCCAGCAGGGGGCCGAAATCAGCTACGACCTGCTCCCGGCGCATTGGGGCCAAGGGCTCATGCAGGAGGCCGTGGAGGCGGTGCTGGAGTATGTGCGGGGAACTTCCCTGCTCTACCTGGAGGCCAACGTGGTTTCGGAGAACCAGGCCTCGGCGCGGGTACTCGAGAAGGCCGGGTTCATTCCTCGAGGGGAACCCTACGCCCAGGGATTGCCCGGTGGGGCCACCTACCGGGTGCAGCGGTATCGGCTCGAGGTAGACCGGGCCCCTCACAACAGCTCGAGCCCCGGCCAGCCGGCGAGCAGGTCTTGCTCGTTGAGGGCCTCGCCCTCTACCTCCGGCGTCCAGGAGAGGTAG
- a CDS encoding DUF1517 domain-containing protein: MLLALLGPVLLAVGFAQRSGGGAGGRGGFRTPSVPRVNPSPAPSFPLPTPSRPYSTPPVYPAYPAPPVYVTPGIGGGGIGVASIITLLVLGLIAYAVVRGLSSAARGSGGSPGAGSAEAEVARLRLALLYSPELQRALRRLAEEADTETPQGLADLVDNAAALLLREQSSWKFGSYENWQGRLEEAEGQFDRWMTEDRSSYIETYRKFEGKVETHEAEYTPRLEPDKRYLLVSLLLAHRGPLPAVPRPLRAAGARQALLALSSSTPLTTLAAYLSWTPEVEGEALNEQDLLAGWPGLELL, from the coding sequence ATGCTATTGGCCCTGCTGGGGCCGGTGCTTCTGGCCGTCGGGTTTGCCCAGCGCTCGGGGGGTGGAGCGGGTGGACGCGGGGGGTTCCGCACCCCCTCGGTGCCGCGGGTGAACCCTTCTCCGGCCCCTTCCTTCCCGTTACCTACCCCCAGCCGGCCTTACAGCACCCCGCCGGTATACCCGGCCTACCCGGCTCCGCCGGTGTACGTGACCCCAGGTATAGGGGGTGGGGGTATCGGCGTGGCCTCCATCATCACCCTCCTGGTGCTGGGCCTCATCGCCTACGCGGTGGTGCGGGGTCTGAGCAGCGCGGCCCGGGGCAGTGGGGGTTCGCCGGGAGCCGGGTCAGCGGAGGCGGAGGTGGCCCGGCTGCGGCTGGCCCTCCTCTACTCTCCCGAGCTTCAGCGGGCGCTGCGCCGCCTCGCCGAAGAGGCCGATACCGAGACCCCCCAAGGGCTGGCCGACCTGGTGGACAATGCCGCCGCCCTCCTCTTACGCGAGCAGAGCAGCTGGAAGTTTGGCAGCTACGAAAACTGGCAGGGCCGCCTCGAAGAGGCCGAAGGCCAGTTCGACCGCTGGATGACCGAGGACCGCAGCAGCTATATCGAAACTTATCGCAAATTTGAGGGCAAGGTGGAGACCCATGAAGCCGAGTACACCCCCCGCCTCGAGCCCGACAAGCGTTACCTGCTGGTCTCCTTGTTGCTGGCCCACCGCGGCCCGCTGCCCGCAGTGCCCAGGCCGCTCCGCGCTGCCGGAGCCCGGCAGGCCTTGCTCGCGCTCTCCTCCTCCACCCCCCTCACCACGCTCGCAGCCTACCTCTCCTGGACGCCGGAGGTAGAGGGCGAGGCCCTCAACGAGCAAGACCTGCTCGCCGGCTGGCCGGGGCTCGAGCTGTTGTGA
- the lon gene encoding endopeptidase La, translated as MPIDAGRPISIKAIDAALAQERVILIVSQRDKDLEAPGPQDLYEVGTACNILRMRKNPDGSIQMLVQAFARVKVTQVTQQDGYLLAQAEIISESVGNAVEVKALFREVREKFQAVLKEGRYLSPEVTQFVLNLEDPSQLADYIAFHMDFRLEDKQKILETASASERLKQVLVLLDAELELIETQKRIQQQVKEEIDRNQREYFLREQMKAIQKELHGEEGEEEVEEYRQRIAALSLPEAVKSEAERELSRFARMHPDSAEASVIRTYLDWIVNLPWNTRTEDYVDLKQAKEILEEDHYGLEKVKDRVLEYLAVRKLKLERAKRGEIPEEEVAKGPILLFVGPPGVGKTSIAKSIAKSLGRKYVRISLGGVRDESDIRGHRRTYIGAMPGRIIQALRQAGSKNPVLLLDEVDKLGSSYQGDPAAALLELLDPAQNKEFTDHYLGVPFDMSETLFICTANFPGNIPAPLMDRMELIEFTSYIEQEKLEIAKRYLLPRQMLENGLKENQVVITEAALSRLITHYTREAGVRNLEREIGSLLRKAARSILETGRKRVRITEGDLEKYLGPARFMPESEAREPQVGVATGMYYSPVGGDIMFIEVSAMPGKGNLILTGQLGDVMKESARAALSYAKKNAQRFGISLERFDGSDIHIHVPAGAVPKEGPSAGIAITAAMVSALAEVPVRHDVAMTGEITLTGRVLPIGGVKEKVLGARRAGIRQVILPKQNQSDLVDVPAYLRQNLTFHFAENLDQALDWALVGGLKGLEARGASKPSKPKVSRKPKAPPAARA; from the coding sequence ATGCCCATCGATGCTGGGCGGCCTATCTCGATCAAGGCCATAGATGCGGCCTTGGCCCAGGAGCGGGTCATCCTGATCGTGAGCCAGCGCGACAAGGACCTCGAGGCCCCCGGCCCACAGGATCTCTACGAGGTCGGCACGGCTTGCAATATCCTCAGGATGCGCAAAAACCCCGATGGCTCGATACAGATGCTGGTGCAGGCTTTCGCCCGGGTAAAGGTGACCCAAGTCACCCAGCAGGACGGCTACTTGCTGGCCCAGGCCGAGATCATCTCCGAGAGCGTGGGGAACGCCGTCGAGGTCAAGGCCCTCTTTCGCGAGGTGCGCGAGAAGTTCCAAGCGGTGCTCAAGGAGGGGCGCTACCTGAGCCCCGAAGTGACCCAGTTCGTGCTGAACCTGGAAGACCCCTCGCAATTGGCCGACTACATCGCTTTCCACATGGATTTCCGCCTCGAGGATAAACAGAAGATCCTCGAGACCGCTTCGGCTTCCGAGCGGCTCAAGCAGGTGTTGGTGTTGCTGGATGCTGAGCTCGAGCTCATCGAGACGCAAAAGCGCATCCAGCAGCAGGTCAAGGAGGAAATCGACAGAAACCAGCGCGAGTACTTCCTGCGCGAGCAGATGAAGGCCATTCAGAAAGAGCTGCACGGCGAGGAGGGGGAAGAGGAGGTGGAGGAGTACCGCCAGCGGATCGCCGCCCTCTCTCTTCCTGAGGCGGTAAAAAGCGAGGCCGAGCGTGAACTCTCCCGCTTTGCCCGCATGCACCCCGACTCCGCCGAGGCCAGCGTAATCCGCACCTACCTGGATTGGATCGTCAACCTCCCCTGGAATACCCGCACCGAAGACTATGTGGACCTCAAACAGGCCAAGGAGATCCTCGAGGAGGACCACTATGGCCTGGAGAAGGTCAAGGACCGGGTCTTGGAGTACCTGGCGGTGAGGAAGCTCAAGCTCGAGCGGGCCAAGCGGGGGGAGATCCCCGAGGAGGAAGTGGCCAAAGGCCCCATTTTGCTCTTCGTGGGGCCGCCGGGGGTGGGTAAAACCTCCATCGCCAAGAGCATCGCCAAGAGCCTGGGCCGCAAGTACGTGCGGATCAGCCTGGGCGGCGTGCGCGACGAGTCCGATATCCGCGGCCATCGCCGCACCTACATCGGGGCTATGCCAGGGCGGATCATTCAGGCTTTGCGCCAGGCCGGGAGCAAGAACCCGGTGTTGCTGCTCGACGAGGTGGATAAGCTGGGCTCGAGCTATCAGGGCGACCCGGCGGCGGCTTTGCTCGAGCTGTTGGACCCGGCGCAGAACAAGGAGTTCACCGACCATTACCTGGGCGTGCCCTTCGACATGAGCGAGACGCTCTTCATCTGTACCGCCAACTTCCCTGGGAATATCCCCGCTCCCTTGATGGACCGCATGGAGCTGATCGAGTTCACCAGCTACATCGAGCAGGAGAAGCTGGAAATCGCCAAGCGCTACCTGCTCCCGCGGCAGATGCTGGAGAACGGACTCAAGGAAAACCAAGTGGTCATTACCGAAGCTGCGCTCTCGCGGCTTATCACCCACTACACCCGCGAGGCCGGGGTGAGGAACCTCGAGCGCGAGATCGGCAGCCTCCTGCGCAAAGCTGCGCGGAGCATCCTCGAGACGGGGCGAAAGCGGGTGCGCATCACCGAGGGCGACCTCGAGAAGTACCTGGGCCCGGCCCGCTTCATGCCCGAGTCCGAGGCCCGTGAGCCGCAGGTGGGGGTGGCGACCGGGATGTACTACTCGCCGGTGGGCGGGGACATCATGTTCATCGAGGTCTCGGCCATGCCCGGCAAGGGCAACCTGATCCTCACCGGTCAGCTGGGCGACGTGATGAAGGAGTCCGCTCGAGCGGCGCTCTCCTACGCCAAAAAGAACGCCCAGCGCTTCGGCATCTCGCTCGAGCGCTTTGACGGTTCAGACATCCACATCCACGTCCCAGCAGGCGCAGTGCCCAAAGAGGGCCCCTCGGCGGGGATCGCCATTACCGCCGCTATGGTTTCGGCCTTGGCCGAGGTACCGGTGCGCCACGACGTGGCCATGACCGGCGAGATCACCCTCACCGGGCGGGTCTTGCCCATCGGCGGGGTCAAGGAGAAGGTGTTGGGGGCGCGCCGGGCAGGGATCCGCCAGGTGATCTTGCCCAAGCAGAACCAGTCGGATCTGGTCGATGTCCCGGCCTACTTGCGCCAGAACCTCACCTTTCACTTTGCCGAGAACCTCGACCAAGCCCTCGACTGGGCCTTGGTGGGTGGGTTGAAGGGGCTCGAGGCGAGAGGTGCCTCCAAACCCAGCAAGCCCAAGGTGAGCCGCAAACCCAAGGCTCCCCCCGCCGCGCGCGCGTGA
- a CDS encoding tetratricopeptide repeat protein → MRGARQIVGGVVLLVGLGAGVWSAHLHPSPPGPTQPIVVVQTRADERYPYRSAVFDAFVEDSYREVASRVEPFYAWWEGAYARHPQLWLEGHKALIAAMEARKKELAAAQGEAKTRLELETARWLHKLVKTLIPKFSLERGFEFVYTVERGERQCLLQSVLIAGMLQKMGLDAGVAMVWKNPQAQESNNGHAVTVLRLPGGRDVLVDASDPEPFIRHQGLFVYDPASRSYRFVEPVYSQDFITAYRLHGSGEEVNPNQLRPLSARFLRSQFYYYRGERAPGGFMGPSNPRGLAASARFLEQAIRYDPYNPLPVYVLGHVYAKEGKKEAAREQYLQGYRLYRAFGYVPSGPQAAYSRAGWGY, encoded by the coding sequence ATGCGGGGCGCTCGGCAAATCGTCGGCGGGGTGGTGCTGCTGGTGGGGTTGGGGGCGGGGGTCTGGTCGGCCCACCTGCACCCTTCCCCGCCCGGGCCGACCCAGCCGATCGTGGTGGTTCAGACCCGGGCGGATGAGCGGTATCCTTACCGCTCGGCGGTCTTCGACGCCTTTGTGGAGGACTCCTACCGAGAGGTTGCGTCGCGGGTGGAGCCGTTTTACGCCTGGTGGGAGGGGGCTTACGCGAGGCACCCGCAGCTCTGGCTGGAGGGGCATAAGGCCCTGATCGCCGCCATGGAGGCCCGGAAGAAGGAGCTGGCCGCGGCCCAGGGCGAGGCCAAGACCCGGCTCGAGCTAGAAACCGCCCGGTGGTTGCACAAGCTGGTCAAGACCCTGATTCCTAAATTCAGCCTCGAGCGGGGCTTTGAGTTTGTGTATACCGTGGAGCGGGGAGAGCGCCAGTGCTTGCTGCAATCGGTGCTGATCGCCGGGATGCTGCAAAAGATGGGCCTGGATGCGGGAGTGGCGATGGTTTGGAAGAATCCCCAGGCGCAAGAGAGCAACAACGGCCATGCGGTCACCGTGCTGCGCCTGCCGGGTGGGCGCGATGTGCTGGTGGATGCCTCCGACCCCGAGCCTTTCATCCGCCACCAGGGCCTGTTTGTCTACGACCCCGCGAGCCGTAGTTACCGCTTCGTCGAGCCGGTCTATTCCCAGGACTTTATCACCGCTTACCGCTTGCACGGGAGCGGCGAGGAGGTGAACCCAAACCAACTTCGCCCGCTCAGCGCTCGCTTTCTACGTTCGCAGTTTTATTACTATCGAGGGGAGCGGGCTCCGGGCGGGTTCATGGGCCCCTCCAACCCCCGGGGCCTGGCAGCTTCGGCCCGCTTCCTCGAGCAGGCCATCCGCTACGATCCCTACAACCCCCTTCCGGTCTACGTGCTGGGGCACGTCTACGCCAAAGAGGGCAAAAAGGAAGCTGCCCGCGAGCAGTATCTCCAAGGGTACCGGCTCTATAGGGCCTTTGGCTACGTCCCATCCGGTCCCCAGGCGGCCTACAGCCGAGCGGGCTGGGGCTATTAG